DNA sequence from the Colletotrichum higginsianum IMI 349063 chromosome 10, whole genome shotgun sequence genome:
GATACCTCACAATGTCTTGATCTCGACGTCCATCCACCCATCCTCATCGCAACCTCTCCCTCCGCCAACGTTGGACGTGGAAAACGGACGCCACGATGAGCCACGAAAACTCGGAAGTAATCCCAGTGGGCTCGTCAGAAACCGGCAACGTGCCGCGACGCACCGCGACGCACCGCGACGCCCCCCTCTCAGCCCGCCACAgctcggaggaggaagagctAACGCCTCTAGCGGGCAGCCGGTCCTCTTGCGCTCTCTCTGTCCAGACAAGActctttcttcccttccctcaTCAACGCCATTCCCCATCAAAAGCCTCTCCATCccgctccctccctctctgtctctgtcactgtctctgtctccctctctcttctctctctctctctctttctcgccGGTGCTTTTGCCAACAAAAACGCAAGCAAGAAGTCCGGGAACGGGGGAGGACCAgaacgaaaaaaaaaaaaaagccatTAGGCGTGTGCCGAAGTGACCCGGGGCCCGTGATTGTTCCCACCCGACGACGCCTTGGGTTTCTTCCACTGCTGATTGAAAACATCCACCGTGTGTGtacatgtgtgtgtgtttgtgcgTGTACAACATAACAactctcccctcccctcctctcccccgaAAACCCACACGGCCGGTAAGCCTCATCCGATGATTCCCGTTTGCAGTGACAATGCGACATGCCCGTGGACGCACATGTCTACACACGTCAACGCCCTCACCTGACAGCCCCAAACCTAAAACCACTTGCCCCTCTCACTCTGGTCGTCCGCGGTACACATGGTGGTAACCACATCAACAATACCAACAGCACCTGCGACAGGTGAGCAATGGAAAATCCCCGCGGATCCCCTCCCTTTGGGTACACAGCGAGTTCTCATGTCAAGCACGCAACAGGTCTCTCTCAGTCACAGGCCACACACATGAcagaagaaggagggaaagaggggggggggaaaggcaCAAGGCGCGTGTGTAACCTCTAGACGTTCCTAACCCTTCCCCTCATCCCTTCCTCCAATTCCTCTGAGCAGACGATACCGGACTTTCACATGTCCATGACAGCCGCCGAATGAATGCCCAAATCTGTCCTtgtccccctccctcttAGCGCAGCCCTGGCGCAAAACAACCACGCCATTCGCCTAGGGGAGGAGGTACAGTACGCTCAAGGTCAGCGTGGCCGGGTCTATGCGGCAgttcctccttctcccaaCGAGTGCGCGCCCAGGCTCGTGATGGAGCACACGCGGCTCTAGCGTACGAACGCACCTGTGAGCGTGAGCGTGGGCGGTGAACGCAAGGACGCCGCCTCCGTTCCTGCTCcgggtacctacctactacctacctaccaacATGCCTACCTATGAATCCCTTCAGTCAtgagcggcagcagcagcagcagcaagtcATCAGGGCAAAGTCACCGACCAACCAGAGCTGTGTTGGTTTGGCTCTCCTCCTGTCTCGTCATGCCCCAAACAACTACCGTCACGAGGCACAATATGCGAAACTATGATTGATTGAATGGCCAACTTTTATTCATGTTTTTTTTGCTAAAAACTCTTTGGACGATTTTGCGATTTTTTTGGTCTTGTTTGTCGTCACCTCGCCTTTTGTGCAGCCCATCCACATGCGCCGGACAGCTTCACTGCTCGCGCGAgccttttttccctctctctgcctccCTCTTCGAgtcttcttccctcccctcggCCCTTCTCGCGGGGAACCTCCACTTTTCGTCCTCCTCAGCCCGGTTTTTGCTTTTTTTCCTGTcgtcaacatacccacaaCAGTGACCGAACCATGTCCGTCCGGCCCTGCTGTTGAGGTCGCCCTCGGGTATGCCTTCTGTAGCTTTGTCTGAAAACCCCAATTGGTCCTGTCCATAGAGTACAAACCCACCCCTACCCTTGTCTTTGTCCTCCTGGTTTTCTCCCGTACAAATCTGTCGACAACCGTGTAAATGCAGATACCCAGACCCATTGATAAAACATGAAGGTGGTATGTTGCGAAAACAAAACAGACCATGGTATCATATGATGAAGAGACGCCGTGCAAATGTGAAAATTAGAATCAGCTTCAAGAGACCCCACACTCTGGCCTGATGAATACACCCGGGAGCCAAAATGCCCCCCATTGCGGGTGTCACAATCCTGGAACTGGGACCCGTCTAGTCCCAGCAGTGCGCCCCCATATTAGGGTGATAATGATGTAAAGCAGAGCTGGGTGCCATGCTGCCGCGCGCGCAATGCAATGTAAAAGCAACTAGAAACAACTGTGCTCGAGCGGGCCCCATTGGCCACACGCTCGTCGGATATCGTGATAAATATGTGCTTTGAGTGCGGTATCGTTGTAGTATGCGGTCGTGTGTGTAGAAGAGATGCTTCACCATCCCTTGGAGTGATAACCTCCAAAGTTATCCGTGTCTTTGGAAAAGTACTGGGGGTTGGTAGTGGTAGgggcgtcctcgtccttgaggcACACCTTCTCGGGGTACTGCTTCAGGTTGGCCACGTCGTGCGAGGTGTGACGTCTCTTGAGGACGGCAttggccgtcgacgactttTGCTGGCGCTCCCAGAGGAGGTTGCGACGGAGAGACTCAGTCAGCTCTGTTGCCAGCATGTTGCGGCGCGTGGTTCGGGGCGACAGGGCGGCCTGGAGGTGACTGTGGCTGGCTGTCGCGTGGATGGGCTGAGCGGCGGACCGAGGCACTTCGGTGATGGGCTTCAGAGGAGAAGAGCGAATGCCGCGCTTCATCATCAGAGGCGCGTCATCCGAATCGTTAGGGGAGATGGCCAGCGTGGGAGGAGCCGGGTGGCTGGTGCGAGACCAGGGGAGTGCCGAGGTGGACTGGGAGGCGATGTTGCCAAGGTTCTTGCTGGTGCGGTCCTTCTGCTCAATCATGAGCGTGATGAGCGAGCGGCGAGATGTCAGGTTGACCTTGGAGTCGACGCGTTGAAAGAACGTTTTCTCGTCGATGCTCGACTTGTTGCTATCCTCGATCGAGTCTTCCCAGTCCGacgagtcgtcgtcgtcatcgatgGCGCTCTCGTCGACGTAGTCGGTCTCCGAGTCGTCAGCGATGGCcgagttgtcgtcgttgatcATGCGGGTCGAGACGTGGTCCGCAAacgacgtcgtcttcttctggccAGTGATAAGTGAGCCGGGCTGCGAGGCGAGAGCGCTCTTCAGGGAGCTGTCCTCCTCCGAGGAGCCGCCGACCTGGAACATCATCTTGCGCTTAGGCGCGGGGGCAGGGATAGATCGCAGGTTATCAATGCTCTGGCCCTGTTCGCTCGAGGAACACGACTCGCCAATGGAGAACATGGGCTGCTTCTTGGACTGAATGGGCTTGGCTGCGGGCGACGATCTGGGTTCGgggatggcggcgggcgagatGACCTTGGGGGAGGCAGCGGTAGCCCTCGAGATGGGGATctgagagggagagaagccATGGACGACGGTGGTGCGGCAGGTGATTTCGGGGGAGGCAGGCTCCTGGGACTGCTCCTCTTCAGATGACTTGCAAGGAGACTCGGTGGTGGTTGACCCCGAGTGCTCGTAGACGGGGGAGGTGGGTGCCAGGTCGAGCGTCTCCTTCTGGGGAGGCATGTAGGGCGAGGTGATGTGAGGCAGGGGCGCGGACAAGGGCTCGTTCTCCTTAATGATGGAGACAACCATCTTCTCGAAGTCGCCGGATGTGATGTGGCGTTCCTTGCCTCTGCTACGGGTGCTGGCGCACGAGTCTTGCCTCTGAATTCGAGGACGGATCTCGAGGGGAGCGGACAGGGAGGAGAAGTCTACGGCCTCATCGTCGTTTTCAGAGTCGACACTGCCAGATAGTTGAGGGATGTCTTGTAGCCTGCTGGCCTGGGGAATCTCTCTGGGCAGGCTCGTGGCGGTGACGGAGGCTTGTTCGTCCTCGGTGCAACAGAAAGTCTCACGGTTCCACAGGCGCCAGCTGAGGTTCTCTAACCTGCGGCCCTGTTCGACGGACTCTGCGCACTTTGCAAAGACTAGACGTAGACGACACAGATCAGCGGATGCGTCCAGGCCAGCTCCTGAGAGCCAACAGGCCGGGGTTGAGATGCTTACCGGTCCACATGCTGTAGAGGTTCTGGGGGTTGGATGTGTCAACCTTGTTGATGACATTGGTGTCCACAGTCAGGACGTGGGTGGCGAGAGGATAAGGCATGGTGCCGAGGCGATGTGCTCGGACAGAGCAGTTGGTAATCGACTGTGCAGGATACACGATGGCGAACGAGGTTGGAATAGCACCCAGCgcgagggtgtcgaggggGTGAAGTAGGGGCGGAATTCGGCACCTAAGGCGAAACGGAAAAGATGCTGTCGGGATCAACAATGGGTCGCTCGCGGTGGTTCAGCGGGTGGCAGTCAATGTTGTCCAACGTCGGTACGGTGCGTGCGCGATATGGACGTCGGATTCGAAATCGGACAGGAAGAGCGGTTGCTGGCGTCGAGGTGGGAAAGGGCGACGACAGGATAATTCTGGGATGTGATGGCGTTGACGGGATGGGAGGCCGGAGGATGTTTGGTGTAGATGCGCCGAATGAAGACGGTTCGAATCGATAggcgaggtggtggtggtggagcAATGAAGTAAGAAGAGAGCAAAGGGTGGAAAGTCTGGGGGAAGACGGTTGTTAATAATTATCGTCAACTCTTGCTTGTCCCGGAAGAGACTTGGAAGATGTGGATTAGATGGCAGCGGAGTGGGATGGATGCATGTAAGTAGATGTAATGTGCGATGGGTAATGGGAAGAGATggggatggatgatggatggattgGATTGGGGGGTGGGGTGGGATGAGAAGGGGTGTTGAGATTTTGAGGGGGTGGGCGACAAGGGGAGGGGCGTAGAAAtaaggggagggggagtcGCGGTGAGGAAATACAATTTACTCATAgcatgggggggggggggggacagaaCATGACATGGGCCCAAAAGAATGAGAAGacaagagggaggaggatggaggagaagCGAGCAGGGGGCCCcgggaaaggggagggggggtggatggggatgatggggggcagcagcatctgAGAAAAGAAcaggaaggagggagggagggaaagacGGAGGGAGGGCGGAGAGGGAAGCTGTGGGAGTACGTACCTTCAGCAGCCTACAGGTACGATGTACTTGTATGGGCCTTGGGACCTTCGGACTCAGGCCTTGTTCTTTCTTTGATTTTTCTCACCCTCTTTGGAGCAAGTGTGGGTACGCAGGTACATACTATACGATGCTGAGCTCGAGTATCcgtaccgccgccgccttcgttTGTTGCCCTGGAGGATCATCTACCGCCTTCCTAGCGATACCTAGGTAGGAAGCGAGGACGGGAGGGAAAAGACCGCTGGGGATGGATCATCTACCTACCGTCATGAGTGCCCACGGTAATGTCCAACCTGACGCCTGTTTGAGCTTCCGTCTGTTCACCCGTATAATGTAGGTGAATGACGGCAATTCTGGCTCAGGCCCGGGTTTATGACAGAGGACGGATTCCAGGGGTTCTGCGtgtctttggcgagggcTGCTCGGTACGTGTCCGGTTATGCCGACACCAAAGCCAGAaccagagagagaaagacaagTACCTCAGCACTGCGTAGACGGTCTAGGGATACAAGGCTCGGCGAGAAACACCACCAGAGCACAcgcgttgcgttgcgttcGGGGAAGGTCGGCACACTGTCTCGACGAGGCAAGGCGTGGGTGGCTACCCCAGGAACGTGAGCGAGGCCCAGGACTCCAGCGTATCCGTACACTAGGTAAGTAGATGAGTGCTAAGATACGTATATACCGTGTCTCTGCCTAagcctctgcctctgcctctgcctctgcaGAGTCTTCTCTCGCTGGCGGGGAATCTCAATTGCGCCTTTTTCACTGAACACCGAGCCAAGCCTAAAAGGGCATGAAGGAAAtgggggaaagggaaagcAACCGCGCTGGTCTCCATACGGCAGCCCAACGCGCTTTTTTTCTGCCGAGCGGGTGACCAGGAGTGGTTCCTCTTTAAGTCTAGTGCGTTCATTTGGCGCTAGTCCACTTCAAGCAGTACTTTCTCCCGTCGAGAAGACAAACGTCGACGGTCAGCAGTCCGTCTGTGTGCCCTTCTCTCCTCTGATCTCCGTTCCGTCCGTCCTCCACATTTGACATCCTCGGCTTCAGGAACGAGAACGGGAAGTGTGACTACCTGTACAACCAACCATAACCGGGACCTGGATCTGAGTACCGTCAGCCTGTTCAGCCTAGTCTCCACGTTCAGCTCCACGCCTGCGCCTGCTCACGGGACCGTTCAGGTCATGTGACGCCACCCCCGGTCTTCGCCGTCTTTGTCGCGTCAAGTCTCCATTGTCATCGCCATCTCCAGACATCAGGGCTCCCGACCCCATCAGatgtccgtccgtccgctGGTCACGTTGCTCACTGTGACTGGCTTCTCCGCCACGACGTACAAGTGCTCCAGCTCCAGATCctgctccagctccagcttcAGCACCAGAGCACCCTAGGCGCCCAAACTCCGAGAGGCCTGCATAGTGAAACGGTCTCGACTCACGCACTCCTCGTAATACGGGGTCCGTCGCCAGCTCCCAGTGGCTCAGCACCGCAGTCGTCGTCTGGCCGAATATGCGCCGCGCCTCATCTCCACGTTTTCCACTGCAAAAGTCTCCATCGGCCTCTTCGAGACCGCCTATACCCTCCACCTCCGGTCCTCCGTCGCGCTTTTTCCGTCAACCGTCATTCGGTACCTGACCGAACGCCCCCATACTGCCCGAAAAGGACAAGCGTGCTCTCTGACTGCCCTAATGGGATTGGCGCCATCTTTGGATCGACTCTCGTGCCGGCACTGTTCCCCTTCTGGCACCCCCATCGACCGCGACGGCCTAGATCGATTTGGGCCTTTCGACAGCTCGCTGCCCTTTGCAGCGATGTCCGTCTGGTCACGAGCCGCCGTCAATGCCACTTCCCGCCGAAACGGATCGCTCTCCATCTCGAACCGTCAAAGGGCCAACGTCCCAAGGCGCCTGTCCCTGTAGCTGTCTGTCTGTTCCCGGTCCAACTGCTCACATGCCCTGCGCCATTGCTGCTCTTTTCCGAACATAGGAACGGGATTGACAACAAACCCAGTAAGCAGCCAAAAATTCAGAGCGGCCATGCGACCGACAGACGAGTGCCAACTGGCCGTCCGTCTCTAACAAAAGCTGCTGCTGACTTCGGACCAACCCAACCCGATTGTTCTTTCGCCTGACCCCAACCATCGGGACGACCGCCAATCGCCTCCCCGGAAAACCCCTACGTCCTTCACCAGcaggaggggaaggggcaAACGGATGCCTGTTCCGGtcttgcccccccctccccaatATACTGACTCCTGTCCCTGAAAATCCGCATCACGAGTTGCACAGGTCGCCGCAAATACAGTGCCCTTTGATTGCACTGCCATAGCTTCGTCGCCGGATGGACGTGTTGCGGATTTCCTTTTCGACCCTTACTCGTTCCTCGTCGCGACACGGTCCGAATGAGACCTCGATGTTTGGAGACGGAGGCAACAACTCAGGAGGACGACGTCCCGCAGGGCGCAAAGATTGTGTCCACGGGACTGCTTACTATctgcgatggcgacgaggtcgatTCGTTGTGGTCGTTCCCCTAAAGTTGCAAAAGTTGGTTGCGGCCGAATCGGCGACGGCCCGTCTTTCAGCGCTGACACGGCGATGTGACATGCTCTGACCCCCCCTGGTTTGCTTGCGACGGCGTGCCGCTTGACTGGTTGCGGCGCGCCTCTGTGCTCGTTCCAGGTTCGACCCcgtgatgatgttgttgttcaTCATTCAGGTCATCGAACCCTCCTGCTTGTCGCGTACCGTTCATCTGCCGCTCGCCGACGTGACTACGTGCAGACTCAGCCCATCCATGTGAGTCTCGGGTGCGTAGTAGTAGTGATGATAACACCACCGCTGTCGACGCCGATCGCAAAGAATCACCCTGTCATTCATTGCCTTGCCCAGATATGGTCAACACGGACATGCACATCAGGGCTCATAGGCTACGAAGCGACTTGCAACAGCGCTTCGTTACTGGATTGTGCCGACCGCTCTGCTCGCAGCGCATCGCCTCGCTCAAACCAATACCCCGCGGTTAGCAGGCCGTCATGGGATTCAGCATTCACCAGCAACGAGGCAGGgggacacacacacacacacacacacacacatcacGGCAGGGCGGGCGGGTTTTCCCCATGCTTTA
Encoded proteins:
- a CDS encoding Duf1752 domain containing protein gives rise to the protein MPYPLATHVLTVDTNVINKVDTSNPQNLYSMWTVFAKCAESVEQGRRLENLSWRLWNRETFCCTEDEQASVTATSLPREIPQASRLQDIPQLSGSVDSENDDEAVDFSSLSAPLEIRPRIQRQDSCASTRSRGKERHITSGDFEKMVVSIIKENEPLSAPLPHITSPYMPPQKETLDLAPTSPVYEHSGSTTTESPCKSSEEEQSQEPASPEITCRTTVVHGFSPSQIPISRATAASPKVISPAAIPEPRSSPAAKPIQSKKQPMFSIGESCSSSEQGQSIDNLRSIPAPAPKRKMMFQVGGSSEEDSSLKSALASQPGSLITGQKKTTSFADHVSTRMINDDNSAIADDSETDYVDESAIDDDDDSSDWEDSIEDSNKSSIDEKTFFQRVDSKVNLTSRRSLITLMIEQKDRTSKNLGNIASQSTSALPWSRTSHPAPPTLAISPNDSDDAPLMMKRGIRSSPLKPITEVPRSAAQPIHATASHSHLQAALSPRTTRRNMLATELTESLRRNLLWERQQKSSTANAVLKRRHTSHDVANLKQYPEKVCLKDEDAPTTTNPQYFSKDTDNFGGYHSKGW